One region of Streptomyces leeuwenhoekii genomic DNA includes:
- a CDS encoding inorganic diphosphatase, producing the protein MEFDVTIEIPKGSRNKYEVDHETGRIRLDRRLFTSTAYPTDYGFVENTLGEDGDPLDALVILDEPTFPGCLIRCRAIGMFRMTDEAGGDDKLLCVPATDPRVEHLRDIHHVSEFDRLEIQHFFEVYKDLEPGKSVEGANWVGRTDAEAEIERSYKRFKEQGGH; encoded by the coding sequence GTGGAGTTCGACGTCACGATCGAGATCCCGAAGGGTTCGCGGAACAAGTACGAGGTGGACCACGAGACGGGTCGGATCCGCCTGGACCGTCGACTCTTCACCTCGACCGCCTACCCGACCGACTACGGCTTCGTCGAGAACACCCTCGGTGAGGACGGTGACCCGCTGGACGCGCTGGTCATCCTCGACGAGCCCACCTTCCCGGGCTGTCTGATCCGCTGCCGCGCGATCGGCATGTTCCGCATGACCGACGAGGCCGGCGGCGACGACAAGCTGCTGTGCGTCCCGGCGACGGACCCGCGGGTGGAGCACCTGCGGGACATCCACCACGTGTCCGAGTTCGACCGCCTGGAGATCCAGCACTTCTTCGAGGTGTACAAGGACCTGGAGCCCGGCAAGTCGGTCGAGGGCGCCAACTGGGTGGGCCGCACGGACGCCGAGGCGGAGATCGAGCGGTCCTACAAGCGCTTCAAGGAGCAGGGCGGCCACTGA